A stretch of the Rhizomicrobium sp. genome encodes the following:
- a CDS encoding efflux RND transporter periplasmic adaptor subunit — MSDATPVGRHRTDSRRNLLTILAVVVVVGLLGYGLYWFFYASHFEGTDDAYVGGDVVAITSRENGTILNLYADNTQTVRRGQLLIDLDPDKAKVALDAAAANLARTVRMVRSEFLKVNQGRAQLEAARIGLVQAQGDYGRRASAGNAVSHEELSHARDLVTSANANLAVAQSGLAQAEASVNGTDVQNNPDVLAAIAQLRQAAIIYGHMKLYSPVDGVIAQRTAQIGQQIAPGTPLMAVVPLDSVWIDANFKEGQLRDMRLGQPVEVTADLYGGGVTYHGKVVGLGAGSGSAFALLPPQNASGNWIKIVQRVPVRIALDPKELREHPLRVGLSVDVSVDISDTSGPAVGSSRALRSMQGDPGDEGGPKADALIKRILQQNGG; from the coding sequence ATGAGTGACGCAACGCCCGTCGGCCGGCATCGCACCGACTCCCGCCGCAACCTGCTCACCATCCTCGCCGTCGTCGTGGTCGTGGGACTGCTCGGCTATGGCCTCTACTGGTTTTTCTATGCGAGCCATTTCGAGGGCACGGACGACGCCTATGTCGGCGGCGACGTCGTCGCGATCACCAGCCGCGAGAACGGCACGATCCTGAATCTCTATGCGGACAACACCCAGACGGTGCGGCGCGGACAGCTGCTGATCGATCTGGACCCGGACAAGGCGAAGGTCGCGCTGGACGCGGCCGCCGCCAATCTGGCGCGAACGGTGCGGATGGTGCGCAGCGAATTCCTCAAAGTGAACCAGGGACGTGCCCAGCTCGAAGCGGCGCGCATCGGCCTTGTCCAGGCGCAGGGCGACTATGGCCGCCGCGCCTCGGCCGGCAATGCCGTGTCGCATGAGGAGCTCAGCCATGCCCGCGACCTGGTGACATCCGCGAATGCCAATCTCGCGGTCGCGCAAAGCGGCCTGGCGCAGGCCGAAGCCTCGGTCAACGGAACCGATGTGCAGAACAATCCCGACGTGCTGGCCGCCATCGCCCAGCTGCGCCAGGCCGCGATCATCTACGGCCATATGAAGCTCTATTCCCCGGTCGACGGCGTGATCGCGCAACGCACCGCGCAGATCGGCCAGCAGATCGCGCCGGGCACGCCGCTGATGGCGGTGGTGCCGCTGGACAGCGTGTGGATCGACGCGAACTTCAAGGAAGGCCAGCTCAGGGACATGCGGCTCGGCCAGCCGGTCGAGGTCACCGCCGACCTCTATGGCGGCGGCGTGACCTATCACGGCAAGGTCGTCGGCCTCGGCGCCGGCAGCGGCAGCGCCTTCGCCTTGCTGCCGCCGCAGAACGCCTCCGGCAACTGGATCAAGATCGTGCAGCGCGTGCCGGTCCGCATCGCGCTCGACCCGAAGGAATTGCGGGAGCATCCGCTGCGCGTCGGCCTTTCGGTCGATGTGAGCGTCGACATTTCGGACACCTCCGGCCCGGCGGTCGGGTCGTCGCGCGCGCTGCGCTCGATGCAGGGCGATCCCGGCGACGAGGGCGGCCCCAAAGCCGACGCGCTCATCAAGCGCATCCTGCAGCAGAACGGCGGCTGA
- a CDS encoding DHA2 family efflux MFS transporter permease subunit — MSAPGAALPRPLAGMALAVTAVALALGTFMQVLDTTIANVSLPTIAGNLGASTDQGTWVITSFAVSNGIAVPLTGWLMGRFGVVRTFVVAVLAFTIASFLCGIAWSLNALIFFRILQGAVSGPMIPGSQALLISIFPSDKRATALGIWSITTLVAPILGPILGGYISDNIHWSWIFLINVPIGLLCAFLCWTNLKSRETPTRKLPIDKVGLALLAIWVGSMQIMLDTGKDADWFSSPMIVIEAVVAVVGFFAWVIWETTDEHPVVDLSLFKHRNFALGTVAFCLGYAVFFANVLLLPLWLQTNVGYTATWAGLVAAPSGVVAVLLTPIAARFMARIDARIMATISFVAFAVSYFMRAGYTQDAGFWDFVWPLMVQGIAMSTFFVSMLTISLDGIRPERIPSASGISNFTRITAGGFAASITTTMWDRREALHQSRLSDHSSAYEPAMQQAMAHLHGFGFTDLQSYTLLARTVAQQAYLLAADDLFWLSGWLSIAMIAVVWLARRSMSSGGAPVAAD, encoded by the coding sequence ATGAGCGCGCCCGGCGCCGCATTGCCAAGGCCTCTCGCCGGCATGGCGCTCGCCGTCACAGCGGTGGCGCTGGCGCTGGGCACCTTCATGCAGGTGCTGGACACGACGATCGCGAACGTCTCGCTGCCGACGATCGCGGGCAATCTGGGCGCATCGACCGACCAGGGCACCTGGGTGATCACCTCCTTCGCCGTGTCGAACGGCATCGCGGTGCCGCTGACCGGCTGGCTGATGGGCCGCTTCGGCGTGGTGCGGACGTTCGTGGTGGCGGTGCTCGCCTTCACGATCGCGTCCTTCCTCTGCGGCATCGCCTGGAGCCTGAATGCGCTGATCTTCTTCCGCATCCTGCAGGGCGCGGTGTCGGGTCCGATGATCCCCGGCTCGCAGGCGCTGCTGATCTCGATCTTCCCGTCGGACAAGCGCGCGACCGCGCTGGGCATCTGGTCGATCACGACGCTCGTCGCGCCGATCCTCGGCCCGATCCTGGGCGGCTACATCTCCGACAATATCCATTGGAGCTGGATCTTCCTGATCAACGTACCGATCGGCCTGCTCTGCGCCTTCCTGTGCTGGACGAATCTCAAATCGCGCGAGACGCCGACGCGCAAGCTGCCGATCGACAAGGTCGGACTGGCGCTGCTCGCGATCTGGGTCGGCTCCATGCAGATCATGCTCGACACCGGCAAGGACGCAGACTGGTTCTCGTCGCCGATGATCGTGATCGAAGCCGTCGTCGCGGTCGTCGGCTTCTTCGCCTGGGTGATCTGGGAAACGACCGACGAGCACCCCGTGGTCGACTTGTCCCTGTTCAAGCACCGCAACTTCGCGCTGGGCACGGTGGCGTTCTGCCTCGGCTATGCGGTGTTCTTCGCCAATGTCCTTCTCCTGCCGCTGTGGCTGCAGACCAATGTCGGCTATACCGCGACCTGGGCGGGCCTGGTTGCGGCCCCCAGCGGCGTGGTCGCCGTCCTCCTGACGCCCATCGCGGCGCGCTTCATGGCGCGGATCGATGCGCGGATCATGGCGACGATCTCCTTCGTCGCCTTCGCCGTCTCCTATTTCATGCGCGCCGGCTACACCCAGGATGCCGGGTTCTGGGACTTCGTCTGGCCGCTGATGGTGCAGGGCATCGCGATGAGCACCTTCTTCGTATCCATGCTCACGATCTCGCTCGACGGCATCCGGCCCGAGCGGATTCCGTCGGCCTCCGGCATCTCCAACTTCACCCGCATCACGGCGGGCGGCTTCGCGGCCTCGATCACGACCACGATGTGGGACCGGCGCGAGGCGCTGCACCAGAGCCGGCTCTCCGATCATTCCTCGGCCTACGAACCGGCGATGCAGCAGGCGATGGCGCATCTGCACGGTTTCGGCTTCACCGACCTGCAGTCCTACACCCTGCTGGCGCGGACGGTGGCGCAGCAGGCCTATCTGCTGGCGGCCGACGATCTGTTCTGGCTCTCGGGCTGGCTCAGCATCGCGATGATCGCCGTGGTGTGGCTGGCGCGGCGGTCGATGAGTTCGGGCGGCGCGCCGGTCGCGGCCGACTAA
- a CDS encoding EamA family transporter has product MTEKSSPLPLPHLLLAFAIVAVWGTNFAVIKIALGHMPPLLFATLRFILAFLPAAFFLKRPAVPLAHLAAYGVLIGAGQFGLLYIAMEHSISPGLASLVVQVQVFFTIGLAMAFAKERIRPFQIAALALAAAGLGIIVAHGGSDATPLGLGLTLVAALCWAAGNLIARASPQVSMLAYVVWSSLFAVPPLLALSLLFEGWPAIETGLRSAGAATWAAVLYQSIGNTLFGYGSWAYLLSRYPAATVTPFALLVPVFGMGTSALVMGEPLPSWKLGAAALVLGGLAVNLAWPRLRLVFAAPNV; this is encoded by the coding sequence ATGACCGAAAAATCTTCCCCGCTACCCCTGCCGCATCTGCTCCTGGCCTTTGCCATCGTCGCGGTGTGGGGAACGAATTTCGCGGTGATCAAGATCGCGCTGGGGCACATGCCGCCGCTGCTCTTCGCGACGCTGCGTTTCATCCTCGCCTTCCTGCCTGCGGCGTTCTTCCTGAAGCGTCCGGCCGTTCCCCTGGCGCATCTGGCGGCCTATGGCGTTCTGATCGGCGCCGGGCAGTTCGGGCTGCTGTATATCGCGATGGAGCACAGCATCTCGCCCGGTCTCGCCTCGCTGGTGGTCCAGGTGCAGGTCTTCTTCACCATCGGCCTCGCCATGGCTTTCGCGAAGGAGCGCATCCGGCCGTTCCAGATCGCGGCGCTGGCGCTCGCCGCGGCGGGCCTGGGCATCATTGTCGCGCATGGCGGCTCCGATGCCACGCCGCTCGGCCTCGGTCTGACGCTTGTCGCCGCGCTATGCTGGGCGGCCGGAAACCTGATTGCCCGCGCCAGCCCGCAGGTGAGCATGCTCGCCTATGTGGTGTGGTCGAGCCTGTTCGCGGTGCCGCCGCTCCTCGCCCTGTCGCTCCTGTTCGAAGGCTGGCCGGCGATCGAGACGGGGCTTCGCTCCGCCGGCGCGGCGACCTGGGCTGCGGTGCTCTACCAGTCCATCGGCAACACGCTGTTCGGCTATGGCAGTTGGGCCTATCTGCTGTCGCGCTATCCGGCCGCCACCGTCACGCCCTTCGCCCTTCTCGTGCCGGTGTTCGGCATGGGGACGTCGGCCCTGGTGATGGGCGAGCCATTGCCGTCCTGGAAGCTCGGCGCGGCCGCGCTGGTGCTGGGCGGCCTTGCCGTCAATCTCGCCTGGCCGCGGCTTCGCCTGGTGTTTGCGGCGCCGAACGTTTAG
- a CDS encoding ABC transporter permease, with translation MEAAAGAWGARFAHVYRRSEGLRGFVLLSPTMAIMLVALAAPMALLALYSFWSQDGYALNTQPTLAQYATSLGRSTYRALFYRSIAISALVTLVTVALAYPMAYFVAFRVERAKFVWLILLTIPFWTSYLLRVFAWKVILGYNGVINSGLMSLGLIHQPLEFLLYNPTAVVVTLAHAWAAFAILPIYVSLEKIDRSLLDAAADLGDGPLRRFLRITLPLSLPGVVGAAVLIFVPTTGDYVTPALVGGADGTMIANVIEVQFDKIGNWPLGAALAMASMAAVGVITLLFVTAVRAAAARIR, from the coding sequence ATGGAAGCAGCAGCGGGGGCTTGGGGGGCACGCTTCGCGCATGTCTATCGCCGTTCGGAAGGCCTGCGCGGGTTCGTCCTGCTGTCGCCGACCATGGCGATCATGCTGGTGGCCCTGGCGGCGCCGATGGCGCTTCTCGCGCTCTACAGCTTCTGGAGCCAGGACGGCTATGCGCTGAACACCCAGCCGACGCTGGCGCAATACGCCACCAGCCTGGGACGCAGCACCTATCGCGCGCTGTTCTATCGCTCCATCGCGATCTCGGCGCTGGTGACGCTGGTCACGGTGGCGCTGGCCTATCCGATGGCCTATTTCGTCGCGTTCCGGGTCGAGCGCGCGAAGTTCGTCTGGCTGATCCTTCTGACCATCCCATTCTGGACCAGCTATCTGCTGCGCGTCTTCGCCTGGAAGGTGATCCTCGGATACAACGGCGTCATCAATTCCGGGCTGATGAGCCTGGGCCTGATCCACCAGCCGCTGGAGTTCCTGCTCTACAATCCGACGGCGGTCGTCGTGACGCTGGCGCATGCGTGGGCGGCGTTCGCCATCCTGCCGATCTATGTCAGCCTGGAGAAGATCGACCGCTCGCTGCTGGACGCCGCCGCGGATCTGGGCGACGGGCCGCTGCGGCGCTTCTTGCGCATCACCCTGCCGCTGTCGCTGCCGGGCGTGGTCGGCGCCGCGGTGCTGATCTTCGTGCCGACCACGGGCGATTATGTGACGCCCGCATTGGTCGGCGGCGCGGACGGCACGATGATCGCGAATGTGATCGAGGTGCAGTTCGACAAGATCGGCAATTGGCCGCTGGGCGCGGCGCTGGCGATGGCGAGCATGGCGGCGGTCGGCGTGATCACCCTGCTGTTCGTAACGGCGGTCCGCGCTGCCGCAGCGAGGATCCGCTGA
- a CDS encoding ABC transporter permease, whose product MRGRPGRGGLLAYAVLYLAFLYLPVLFLPLFSFNNSVFIAFPLSGFTTQWYRDMLGDSAMLHALGNSLEVAAVTALLATVLGLLAAKALTRYRVPGGGALLAFSSLPLFIPDIVLGISLLILLNLAAIPLSLLTVAAGHVLICVPFAITVLMSRFEGFDKSLEEASLDLGESGWMTFWRVTFPLALPGIVSSLLLTFIVSFDEFLIAYFLSGNEVTLPIYIWGQLRFPDRLPAVLALGAVILVSTALLVVFAEWVRGFGLKDRHRMVGA is encoded by the coding sequence ATGCGCGGGCGACCAGGGCGCGGCGGCCTGCTGGCCTATGCGGTGCTCTACCTCGCATTCCTCTATCTGCCCGTTCTCTTCCTGCCCCTGTTCTCCTTCAACAATTCGGTGTTCATCGCCTTTCCGCTGAGCGGCTTCACGACCCAATGGTACCGCGACATGCTCGGCGACAGTGCGATGCTGCACGCCCTGGGCAACAGTCTCGAGGTCGCCGCGGTCACCGCCTTGCTGGCGACCGTGCTCGGGCTGCTGGCGGCCAAGGCGCTCACGCGCTATCGCGTGCCGGGCGGCGGCGCGCTGCTCGCCTTCTCGTCCCTGCCGCTGTTCATCCCGGACATCGTGCTGGGCATCTCGCTGCTGATCCTGCTGAACCTGGCGGCGATCCCGCTCTCCCTGCTGACGGTCGCGGCGGGACATGTCCTGATCTGCGTGCCGTTCGCGATCACCGTCCTGATGTCGCGCTTCGAGGGCTTCGACAAGAGCCTGGAGGAGGCGTCGCTGGATCTGGGCGAGAGCGGTTGGATGACGTTCTGGCGCGTCACGTTCCCCCTCGCCCTGCCCGGCATCGTGTCGAGCCTGCTGCTCACCTTCATCGTGTCGTTCGACGAGTTCCTGATCGCCTATTTCCTCAGCGGCAACGAGGTGACGCTGCCGATCTATATCTGGGGCCAGCTGCGCTTTCCCGACCGGCTGCCGGCGGTGCTGGCGCTGGGCGCCGTGATCCTCGTGTCGACCGCGTTGCTGGTGGTGTTCGCCGAATGGGTGCGCGGCTTCGGCCTGAAGGATCGCCACAGGATGGTGGGGGCATGA
- a CDS encoding ABC transporter ATP-binding protein, whose product MSDGGFLHIAGVSKRFGGVTAVDHAELGIARGEFFSLLGPSGCGKTTLLRMIAGFEYPSAGEIYVDGERITDMPPNRRPSNMVFQSYAIFPHLNVFDNIAYGLRRERLPRSDIRRRVGEALAMIKLEGFGDRRADQLSGGQRQRVALARALICRPKVLLLDEPLGALDKRLREAMQVELRQLQKRVGITFVFVTHDQEEALSMSDRIAVMSGGRILQVAGPRALYEAPNCREVADFIGQMNFFDGVVGADGAIETPPLGRVRVAGGAAGTRVLVALRPEKIVLGSDGVAGTIASAAYLGERTHYAVALPGRAEPVLVATQNAGAGHGHAVGETVHLSWRDDAVVVLPP is encoded by the coding sequence ATGAGCGACGGCGGCTTTCTCCACATCGCGGGCGTGAGCAAGCGGTTCGGCGGCGTCACGGCGGTCGATCATGCGGAGCTCGGCATCGCGCGCGGCGAGTTCTTTTCCCTGCTCGGCCCAAGCGGCTGCGGGAAGACGACGCTGCTGCGCATGATCGCCGGGTTCGAATATCCGAGCGCCGGCGAGATCTATGTGGACGGCGAGCGGATCACCGACATGCCGCCCAACCGCCGCCCGTCGAACATGGTGTTCCAGTCCTACGCGATCTTTCCGCACCTCAACGTATTCGACAACATCGCCTATGGCCTGCGCCGCGAACGCCTGCCGCGGTCCGATATAAGGCGCCGGGTCGGCGAGGCGCTCGCGATGATCAAGCTGGAGGGCTTCGGCGACCGGCGCGCCGACCAGTTGTCGGGCGGACAGCGGCAGCGCGTCGCGCTGGCGCGGGCGCTCATCTGCCGGCCCAAGGTCCTGCTGCTGGACGAGCCGCTGGGCGCGCTGGACAAGCGGCTGCGCGAGGCGATGCAGGTCGAGCTGCGGCAGCTGCAGAAGCGCGTCGGCATCACTTTCGTCTTCGTCACGCACGACCAGGAAGAGGCGCTGTCGATGTCGGACCGCATCGCGGTGATGTCGGGCGGGCGTATCCTGCAGGTGGCGGGTCCGCGCGCGCTCTATGAGGCGCCGAACTGCCGCGAGGTGGCGGACTTCATCGGACAGATGAATTTCTTCGATGGCGTGGTCGGCGCCGACGGCGCGATCGAGACGCCGCCGCTTGGGCGCGTGCGCGTGGCCGGCGGCGCGGCCGGAACGAGGGTGCTGGTGGCCTTGCGGCCGGAGAAAATCGTGTTGGGATCGGATGGCGTGGCAGGCACGATCGCATCGGCGGCCTATCTGGGCGAGCGCACGCATTACGCGGTTGCGTTACCCGGGCGCGCCGAGCCCGTGTTGGTCGCGACGCAGAACGCCGGCGCCGGACATGGCCATGCGGTGGGCGAGACGGTGCACTTGTCCTGGCGCGACGACGCCGTCGTGGTGCTGCCGCCATGA
- a CDS encoding putative 2OG-Fe(II) oxygenase: MTGRFASHVQARLALLRHAAAQQPASVALRTQLADTLADAGEYDEFAALFRASYAETPLRGLLLGSLADNAPRDSVEKVHARAAALVARGMGYAPVIAALAVCEALLGRPEETRRLVDYERFLRVAPMAPPEGYGDAAFREALAADVRSKLEYTDPNARNTGNAWFHNGLTASERPAARAFTSAATRAVERYVAALPADDTHPFLRARPERFFLRGWGVVARSDGHFETHVHPHAWLSGVYYVSQPKASLDGPRGWLRVGPPSRYAIGDAWPERMVSPTAGCLVLMPGYFFHGTVPLGADEERISIAFDVVPSEFATSASQYG, translated from the coding sequence ATGACGGGACGGTTCGCATCGCATGTCCAGGCCCGGCTGGCGCTGCTGCGGCACGCGGCGGCGCAGCAGCCCGCATCCGTCGCGCTGCGCACCCAGCTTGCCGACACGCTGGCGGACGCCGGAGAATACGACGAATTCGCAGCGCTGTTCCGCGCGTCCTATGCGGAGACGCCGCTGCGCGGATTGCTGCTGGGGTCGCTGGCCGATAACGCGCCGCGCGACAGCGTCGAGAAGGTCCATGCGCGCGCGGCCGCGCTTGTCGCACGCGGCATGGGGTATGCGCCGGTGATCGCGGCGCTGGCGGTCTGCGAGGCGCTGCTGGGACGGCCCGAAGAAACGCGGCGTCTGGTCGACTATGAACGATTTCTCCGGGTCGCGCCGATGGCGCCGCCGGAGGGATATGGCGATGCGGCGTTTCGCGAGGCGCTGGCGGCGGATGTGCGCTCCAAGCTCGAATACACCGATCCCAATGCGCGCAACACCGGCAATGCATGGTTCCACAATGGGCTTACGGCGTCCGAACGGCCGGCGGCGCGTGCCTTCACATCCGCTGCCACGCGGGCGGTCGAGCGCTATGTCGCGGCGCTGCCGGCAGACGACACGCATCCCTTCCTGCGGGCACGGCCGGAACGGTTCTTCCTGCGCGGCTGGGGCGTGGTGGCGAGATCCGACGGCCACTTCGAGACGCATGTTCATCCGCATGCCTGGCTGAGCGGGGTTTACTATGTGTCGCAGCCAAAAGCCTCACTGGACGGTCCGCGCGGCTGGCTGCGCGTCGGCCCGCCCTCACGGTACGCGATCGGCGACGCCTGGCCCGAGCGCATGGTGTCGCCGACGGCCGGATGCCTGGTCCTGATGCCGGGCTATTTCTTCCACGGTACGGTGCCGCTGGGGGCGGATGAGGAGCGGATCAGCATCGCGTTCGACGTGGTGCCGTCCGAATTCGCCACCTCCGCTTCACAATATGGCTGA
- a CDS encoding bifunctional [glutamine synthetase] adenylyltransferase/[glutamine synthetase]-adenylyl-L-tyrosine phosphorylase: protein MFTAADLPKPFDPARAARTFDTLAERGFAPDAAARPVLAAIFGNSPFLARLAIREHAMLPMLLADGADPAVAAAIEHALAAADAETEAEAKARLRVAKRRAALAIAMADIAGLWPLERVTRALTEFADASVKGALRFVLREAFPRAGLAERDGAALEAETGLTVLAMGKYGAFELNYSSDIDLVVFYDPVRFPFRKRDDLRGAAVDLVRGVVRLLTDITADGYVFRVDLRLRPDAGATQVAISTDAAESYYEGMGQNWERAAFIKARACAGDPAVGARFLEAIEPFIWRRNLDYAAIEDIHSIKRQIHAHGGHGAIAVAGHNIKLGRGGIREIEFFAQTQQLILGGRLPELRQRATVAALDALCARGLVTESTTDDLKAAYRFLRTLEHRLQMIEDEQTHSIPKTEDGIAHIACFMGYCDAEAFGAALVAQLEIVQGHYARLFEREQELTASEGNLVFTGVEEDPGTIHTLQAMGFRTAAHVSAAIRGWHHGRIRATRSARARELLTKLVPALLPALAATADPDAAFAQFDRFLTNLPAGVQLFSQFLARPDFLRLIATIAGSAPRLAQHLARAPATLDALIDVDFLQTLPSRAALDAALGRQLDDARDYEAALDAARRFAKEQVFRVGVQIIEGVAKPDQAGPALANIAEAVIAGLLAVVEAELAETAGRIPGAQFAVIAMGKLGGREMTAGSDLDLIFVYDVPAHAETSDGARPLPVTVYYARLAQRLIAALTVHTAAGALYEVDMRLRPTGNKGPAAVSLASFARYHAEESWTWERMALTRARVIAGPAALAREVEAVIRATLTAKSDPAKLVADARDMRDKLAQQFPGRNPWDLKFAAGGLVDIEFVAQTLQLVAADAAVLDTGTIAALRKLQAVGMLVPDHAQVLVEAATLENALTQVLRIAVDGTLEPEHATPGLKALLARAGDATAFDALERRLGALQRRVREIRSAIL from the coding sequence ATGTTCACCGCCGCCGATCTTCCCAAACCTTTCGACCCCGCCCGCGCCGCGCGCACTTTCGATACGCTGGCCGAGCGGGGCTTCGCGCCCGACGCCGCGGCGCGCCCTGTCCTCGCCGCGATCTTCGGCAACAGCCCGTTCCTGGCCCGTCTGGCCATCCGCGAGCACGCCATGTTGCCCATGCTGCTGGCCGACGGCGCCGATCCGGCAGTCGCCGCCGCCATCGAGCATGCGCTCGCCGCCGCCGATGCCGAAACCGAGGCCGAGGCCAAGGCGCGCCTGCGCGTCGCCAAGCGCCGCGCGGCGCTGGCCATCGCGATGGCCGACATCGCAGGCCTGTGGCCGCTCGAGCGGGTCACGCGCGCCCTCACCGAATTCGCCGATGCGAGCGTGAAGGGCGCCCTGCGCTTCGTCCTGCGCGAAGCCTTCCCACGCGCGGGTCTCGCCGAGCGCGACGGCGCGGCGCTCGAGGCCGAGACCGGGCTCACCGTCCTCGCCATGGGAAAGTATGGCGCCTTCGAGCTCAACTATTCTTCGGACATCGATCTGGTGGTCTTCTACGACCCGGTCCGCTTTCCCTTCCGCAAGCGCGACGACCTGCGCGGCGCTGCCGTCGATCTCGTGCGTGGCGTGGTCCGGCTGCTGACCGATATCACCGCCGACGGCTATGTCTTCCGCGTCGACCTGCGGCTGCGTCCCGATGCCGGCGCGACCCAGGTGGCGATCTCTACCGACGCGGCGGAATCCTACTATGAAGGCATGGGCCAGAACTGGGAGCGCGCCGCCTTCATCAAGGCCCGCGCCTGCGCCGGCGATCCCGCAGTCGGCGCACGATTCCTCGAGGCGATCGAGCCGTTCATCTGGCGGCGCAATCTCGACTACGCGGCGATCGAGGACATCCACTCCATAAAGCGGCAGATCCATGCGCATGGCGGTCACGGGGCCATCGCGGTGGCCGGCCACAACATCAAGCTGGGGCGCGGCGGCATCCGCGAGATCGAGTTCTTCGCCCAGACGCAGCAGCTCATCCTCGGCGGCCGCCTGCCGGAGTTGCGCCAGCGGGCGACGGTTGCGGCGCTGGATGCGCTGTGCGCCCGCGGCCTCGTCACGGAATCCACCACCGATGATTTGAAAGCCGCCTACCGCTTCCTGCGCACGCTGGAACACCGCCTCCAGATGATCGAGGATGAACAGACCCATTCGATTCCGAAGACGGAGGACGGCATCGCGCACATCGCCTGCTTCATGGGCTATTGCGACGCCGAGGCGTTCGGCGCGGCGCTCGTGGCGCAGCTTGAGATCGTGCAGGGCCACTACGCCCGCCTGTTCGAGCGCGAGCAGGAGCTGACGGCTTCGGAAGGCAACCTCGTCTTCACCGGTGTGGAAGAAGACCCGGGCACGATCCACACGCTCCAGGCGATGGGCTTCCGCACCGCGGCGCATGTCTCGGCCGCGATCCGCGGCTGGCATCACGGCCGGATCCGCGCCACCCGCAGCGCCCGCGCCCGCGAGCTGCTCACCAAGCTTGTACCGGCGCTGCTTCCGGCGCTGGCCGCGACCGCCGATCCCGATGCGGCCTTCGCGCAGTTCGACCGTTTCCTCACCAACCTTCCGGCCGGGGTGCAATTGTTCTCGCAGTTTCTGGCGCGGCCGGACTTCCTGCGGCTCATCGCGACCATCGCCGGTTCGGCGCCGCGCCTCGCGCAGCATCTGGCGCGGGCTCCGGCGACGCTCGACGCCCTGATAGACGTGGACTTCCTGCAGACGCTGCCGAGCCGGGCGGCGCTGGACGCGGCCCTCGGCCGGCAGCTCGACGACGCGCGCGACTATGAAGCGGCGCTGGATGCGGCGCGCCGCTTCGCCAAGGAGCAGGTCTTCCGCGTCGGTGTCCAGATCATCGAAGGCGTCGCCAAGCCGGATCAGGCCGGTCCCGCGCTCGCCAATATCGCCGAGGCGGTGATCGCGGGACTTCTCGCTGTGGTCGAAGCGGAACTTGCCGAGACTGCTGGCCGCATCCCGGGCGCGCAATTCGCGGTCATCGCCATGGGCAAGCTCGGCGGTCGCGAGATGACGGCCGGTTCCGATCTCGACCTGATCTTCGTCTACGATGTGCCGGCACATGCCGAGACGAGCGACGGCGCCAGGCCGCTTCCGGTCACCGTCTATTATGCCCGTCTCGCACAGCGCCTGATTGCCGCGCTCACGGTGCATACCGCCGCCGGTGCGCTGTACGAGGTCGACATGCGCCTGCGCCCGACCGGCAACAAAGGTCCCGCCGCCGTCAGCCTTGCGTCGTTCGCGCGCTATCACGCGGAAGAGTCATGGACCTGGGAGCGCATGGCGCTGACCCGCGCGCGGGTCATCGCGGGCCCTGCCGCGCTCGCGAGGGAGGTCGAGGCCGTGATCCGCGCGACGCTGACGGCAAAATCCGATCCGGCGAAGCTCGTCGCCGACGCCCGGGACATGCGCGACAAGCTCGCGCAGCAATTCCCCGGCCGCAATCCCTGGGACCTGAAATTCGCGGCCGGCGGCTTGGTCGATATCGAGTTCGTCGCCCAGACATTGCAGTTGGTCGCCGCCGATGCCGCTGTTCTCGACACGGGCACAATCGCGGCGCTGCGCAAGCTCCAAGCCGTCGGCATGCTGGTGCCGGACCATGCGCAGGTTCTGGTCGAAGCGGCCACGCTCGAGAACGCCCTCACCCAGGTCCTGCGTATCGCGGTGGACGGGACATTGGAGCCCGAGCATGCGACGCCGGGGCTCAAGGCGCTTCTGGCGCGCGCCGGCGATGCGACGGCGTTCGATGCGCTCGAACGCCGCCTCGGCGCTCTTCAAAGGCGTGTGCGCGAAATCCGTTCAGCCATATTGTGA